One part of the Cottoperca gobio chromosome 14, fCotGob3.1, whole genome shotgun sequence genome encodes these proteins:
- the npm1a gene encoding nucleophosmin 1a, whose amino-acid sequence MNGIEEESMAPQTFLYGCVLEAGKEVVFNPEDDDFEHQLDLRMACVDPTTTDELHMVEVEGQDMEGQKIKAALVSLKPSTLPSVCLGGFTITPPATFRLKAGAGPIHISGQHLVMMGSDQSFDEDDDDDEEEAEEDVKTSKKRAASSPALKSQKKMKMEVDDDDDDEDDEEDDESEEEESPVKAKPTPSKPQTPAQNGKNSKPNTPAKKQDKTPKGKGERSPKAPTTPKGIPTIPELKTKMMEATKKGVVLPKTQAKFENFVKNGLNVGDAKVVTELWKWRQTIKDAK is encoded by the exons ATGAACGGGATCGAGGAGGAATCAATGGCACCACAGACCTTCCTTTACG GTTGTGTGCTGGAAGCGGGAAAGGAGGTGGTGTTCAATCCTGAGGATGATGACTTTGAGCACCAGCTAGATCTAAGGATG GCCTGTGTGGACCCCACCACGACAGATGAACTTCACATGGTGGAGGTGGAAGGACAAGACATGGAGGGACAGAAAATCAAGGCAGCGCTGGTTTCGCTGAAGCCTTCTACCCTGCCAAGT GTGTGTCTCGGTGGTTTCACAATCACACCCCCAGCAACTTTCCGTCTGAAGGCAGGTGCTGGTCCAATCCATATCAGTGGACAACATCTTGTCA TGATGGGGTCTGACCAGTCTTTCGATGAAGATGACGATGATGACGAagaagaggcagaggaagatgTCAAAACCTCAAAGAAAAGAGCCGCCTCCTCCCCTGCTCTCAAGTCTCAG aagaaaatgaaaatggaagtggatgacgatgatgatgatga GGATGATGAAGAGGACGATGAGAGTGAGGAAGAAGAGTCACCTGTTAAG GCCAAGCCGACGCCCTCCAAACCACAAACCCCTGCTCAGAATGGCAAGAATTCAAAACCCAACACACCGGCCAAGAAGCAG GACAAGACCCCCAAAGGTAAAGGTGAGAGGTCTCCTAAAGCCCCAACAACTCCCAAAGGAATTCCAACAATTCCTGAGCTCAAAACCAAGATGATGGAAGCCACAAAGAAG GGTGTCGTATTACCCAAAACCCAAGCCAAGTTTGAGAACTTTGTGAAGAATGGTCTTAATGTCGGGGACGCAAAG gtTGTTACAGAGCTGTGGAAGTGGAGGCAGACGATTAAGGATGCTAAATAA